In one Nitrospirota bacterium genomic region, the following are encoded:
- the gmk gene encoding guanylate kinase yields MKKGSIFIVSAPSGAGKTTLCKSLTGVVPRIVHSISYTTRQAREGEVDGRDYFFVDEDRFMSMVADGEFLEWAEVHGNLYGTSRAKLFEVIQGGTDVILDIDVQGAAQIRQKGIDATFIFVLPPSLEILKKRLISRKTDSEKVILRRLKKAREEIGDYRLYDYVIVNDSLDVALNELGSVVLSKRLHISRVDHEWIRETYGLEAS; encoded by the coding sequence ATGAAAAAGGGTTCAATCTTCATAGTCTCAGCCCCCTCTGGAGCAGGAAAGACAACGCTTTGCAAGAGTCTCACAGGGGTTGTGCCCCGGATAGTCCATTCCATATCCTATACCACAAGACAGGCAAGAGAAGGGGAGGTGGATGGAAGGGACTATTTTTTTGTCGATGAAGACCGGTTTATGAGTATGGTTGCTGACGGGGAGTTTCTTGAATGGGCAGAGGTCCACGGCAATCTGTATGGCACATCAAGGGCAAAGCTCTTTGAAGTGATACAGGGCGGTACAGACGTAATACTCGATATAGATGTTCAGGGTGCAGCCCAGATACGGCAGAAGGGTATTGATGCGACCTTTATCTTTGTCCTGCCCCCATCTTTGGAGATACTTAAGAAGAGGTTGATATCAAGGAAGACCGACAGTGAGAAGGTGATTCTCCGGAGGCTTAAAAAGGCGAGGGAAGAGATAGGTGACTACAGGTTGTACGATTATGTTATAGTAAATGACAGCCTTGATGTTGCCCTTAATGAGCTTGGCTCCGTGGTCTTGTCAAAGAGGTTACATATCAGCCGTGTTGACCACGAGTGGATCAGGGAGACATATGGGTTGGAAGCATCTTGA